A genome region from Chlorobaculum tepidum TLS includes the following:
- a CDS encoding phosphatidylserine decarboxylase, with protein MRIAPYGTGSVVKTAIFCFVIFITALFLPQPGGVILATAALGFLLFTLYFYRDPERKIPDGKGLVIAPADGKIVLKQTLDHPVTGPGSTLVSIFMSPFNVHVNRIPVDGLVRDLRYHEGKFLMAFDHRSMTDNERMEITLDTAAGPLWFCQVSGFVARRIVCDLEAGQEVASGKRFGMIKLGSRVDIVLPSSIQIKVKEGMKTTAGETILGQTGGF; from the coding sequence ATGCGCATTGCACCATACGGAACCGGCAGCGTCGTCAAAACCGCCATTTTCTGCTTCGTCATTTTCATCACAGCTCTTTTTCTACCGCAACCCGGAGGCGTGATTCTTGCCACCGCGGCGCTCGGTTTTCTGCTGTTCACACTTTATTTCTATCGCGATCCCGAACGCAAAATTCCTGACGGAAAAGGCCTCGTCATCGCTCCCGCCGACGGAAAAATCGTGCTGAAACAAACGCTCGACCACCCGGTTACCGGGCCGGGTTCGACGCTCGTCAGCATCTTCATGTCGCCATTCAACGTCCACGTGAACCGGATTCCCGTCGATGGTCTGGTGCGCGATCTGCGCTACCATGAGGGCAAATTTCTGATGGCCTTCGACCATCGCAGCATGACAGACAACGAGCGGATGGAGATCACACTCGACACCGCCGCTGGCCCCCTCTGGTTCTGCCAGGTTTCGGGATTCGTTGCCCGCAGGATCGTCTGCGATCTTGAAGCTGGCCAGGAGGTGGCCTCCGGCAAACGATTCGGCATGATAAAGCTCGGATCGAGAGTTGACATTGTCCTCCCCTCCTCGATACAGATCAAGGTTAAGGAGGGGATGAAAACCACCGCAGGCGAAACAATTTTGGGCCAGACCGGAGGTTTTTGA
- the tatA gene encoding twin-arginine translocase TatA/TatE family subunit has product MFGLGGQELVLILLIVLLLFGAQKLPELAKGLGKGIKEFKKAQNEIEEEFNKATDDSSSKEKKETKA; this is encoded by the coding sequence ATGTTCGGTTTAGGCGGCCAGGAACTCGTTCTCATTTTGCTCATCGTCCTTCTCCTGTTCGGCGCTCAGAAGCTGCCCGAACTGGCCAAAGGACTCGGCAAGGGTATCAAGGAGTTCAAAAAAGCTCAAAATGAAATAGAAGAAGAGTTTAACAAAGCGACAGACGATTCTTCCAGCAAAGAGAAAAAGGAGACCAAGGCCTGA
- the recN gene encoding DNA repair protein RecN produces MLKSLYVRDFALIDELSVSFAPGLTIITGETGAGKSILMGALNMVLGERASAEVVRAGARKAVIEAVFGGEHYENIGEMLDEEQIERTPELILRRDISATGQSRCFINDTPCTVSLLKRAGKQLVDLHGQHDHQLLLHTETHAGMLDGFGLLHAETAQYRNTLEEYRKLRHELQSLNERADMLRKKRDFIDYQYRELDAAALVEGEERSIDEEINLLENAETLFNLGTALGEHLYASESSAYTTLSSAVHLLEKLSAIDKSFEPWLEELRGATATVEELNRFVGSYIDGIDFNGDRLEALRERQILLQRLAKKHGKSIDELIALRDRLAEELSLEENLAGELTTIEAEIQKARKALSASAETLSAHRREAAERLEQEIMTGLATLGIPHSTFEVRFTREALPDGDIEIDGTRYRAFDNGCDRIEFMISTNLGESPKPLAKVASGGEISRVMLAMKSALARSAELPILVFDEIDTGISGKVAQSVGFSLKRLSRMHQIIAITHLPQIAAMSDLHLAVVKRIQADRTLTGVTPLDKDEHVREVARLFSGTEITETSLQLAEELIEAGRSA; encoded by the coding sequence ATGCTCAAAAGCCTCTACGTCAGAGATTTCGCGCTTATCGACGAACTTTCGGTCAGTTTCGCGCCGGGCCTAACCATTATCACCGGCGAGACCGGCGCGGGCAAGTCGATTCTGATGGGTGCGCTGAACATGGTGCTCGGCGAGCGGGCAAGCGCGGAGGTGGTGCGAGCCGGGGCGCGAAAGGCGGTGATCGAGGCGGTTTTCGGCGGCGAGCACTACGAGAACATCGGTGAAATGCTCGACGAGGAGCAGATCGAACGCACACCGGAGCTGATTCTGCGGCGCGACATTTCCGCGACGGGCCAGTCGCGCTGCTTCATCAACGACACGCCCTGCACGGTTTCGCTACTCAAACGTGCCGGGAAGCAGCTCGTCGATCTGCACGGCCAGCACGACCACCAGCTCCTCCTGCACACCGAAACCCATGCCGGGATGCTCGACGGCTTCGGTCTTTTGCACGCCGAGACCGCGCAATACCGGAACACCCTCGAAGAGTATCGCAAGCTGCGCCACGAGCTGCAAAGCCTCAACGAACGAGCCGATATGCTCCGCAAAAAGCGAGACTTCATCGACTACCAGTACAGGGAGCTCGACGCGGCAGCTCTCGTCGAAGGCGAGGAGCGCTCGATTGACGAGGAGATCAACCTGCTCGAAAACGCTGAAACGCTTTTCAACCTCGGCACGGCGTTGGGCGAACACCTCTACGCATCGGAAAGCTCGGCCTACACGACACTCTCTTCGGCGGTGCATCTGCTCGAAAAGCTCAGCGCAATCGACAAGAGTTTCGAGCCATGGCTTGAAGAGCTGCGCGGCGCGACGGCCACGGTTGAGGAGCTGAACCGCTTCGTCGGAAGCTACATCGACGGCATCGACTTCAACGGCGACCGCCTCGAAGCGCTGCGCGAGCGGCAGATACTCTTGCAGCGGCTCGCCAAAAAGCACGGCAAGAGCATCGACGAACTGATCGCCCTGCGCGACCGCCTCGCCGAAGAGCTGTCGCTCGAAGAGAATCTGGCGGGCGAACTGACGACCATCGAAGCCGAAATCCAGAAGGCGCGGAAAGCGCTCTCGGCGTCGGCGGAGACGCTCTCGGCGCATCGGCGCGAAGCCGCCGAGCGACTCGAACAGGAGATCATGACAGGCCTCGCAACGCTCGGCATTCCGCACAGCACCTTCGAGGTGCGCTTCACCCGTGAAGCCTTGCCGGACGGCGACATCGAGATCGACGGCACGCGCTACCGGGCGTTCGACAACGGCTGCGACCGCATCGAGTTCATGATTTCAACCAACCTCGGTGAATCGCCGAAGCCGCTAGCCAAGGTGGCCTCCGGCGGCGAAATCTCGCGCGTGATGCTTGCCATGAAAAGCGCACTCGCCCGCTCGGCAGAACTGCCAATCCTCGTCTTCGACGAAATCGACACCGGCATCAGCGGCAAGGTAGCACAGTCGGTCGGCTTCAGCCTCAAGCGCCTCTCTCGGATGCACCAGATCATTGCCATCACGCACCTCCCCCAGATTGCCGCAATGAGCGACCTGCATCTGGCTGTCGTCAAACGCATCCAAGCCGACCGCACCCTCACCGGCGTCACCCCACTCGATAAGGACGAACACGTACGCGAAGTAGCCCGCCTTTTCAGCGGTACAGAGATCACCGAAACCTCCCTCCAGCTCGCCGAAGAGCTGATCGAAGCAGGAAGATCGGCGTGA
- a CDS encoding very short patch repair endonuclease has translation MMGVPQRDLLTRLLDYIEEQAKAINPRAFRLSNTSEFLRYRLDLAGLPGVEFDISVEGDHFWLRVDRLDAYKPPLIDEKNRDFIRIGDDPVGAKPSIDDEALKAHFFAAAEGKTAEEIEALERQQRESLDEALAQYSALWEAWAESEKPRRQTIDLYGALFAIKHQLEAEEATRPTELVWGIGIATWQLTLPESQGKVSKIDFEYPLLTQQMEVGLDESTMALFLRPRATDTRYEGDAFASCVGRAAVEVERAVRQQLKQNQEYPVTPFDPGSYTDLLKLVATNMDSHGAYRPLPEGDGTVPTPGEHLVVTDSWALFTRPRSNNFLLDDLQRLKERLTEGCDIPKGPAALVTLPSDEPAPFENIRFRGLSGYGPDRGSAEVRELFFPLPYNQEQVTIVKQLEQAEGVAVQGPPGTGKTHTIANIICHYLATGRRVLVTSKGEPALAVLQGKIPEEVQPLTVAMLTGDRESLRQFENAINAIQARVSQLNPELTREEIERCTSRIDRAHAELASIDRRIDEIAESQLSEVPVDGHPMRAQQLAELAVSGEAEHGWFDDEISLAPENAPPLSDEEAGRLREARRKLGGDLVYVDANVPSADDLLPPDDVAQLHTVLARMREIERLVDQGALPALKAATPEVLDEARQLLGAIDAVHSILQEIDELGESWAHELRRRCRQSSFEAERQALEALFDEIAALTEARAAFLQRPVEIPPEALGSSKVSEAVQRGAQTGKPFGLIAFGKSEVKEAVAKVKVAGLPPSNADDWLHVKSFMELHVRVISFITRWNQFALALSAPVLEGGVGELRRIELVASTARKAHQLAMQHDVALVRRAEAVFAQAPVTLLHGTSEEIAKVREHLMVHLSRADLAKAATQLSTLKSRLAGTSGPVSEKLRALVDEALGNEALAAERVAAEYAALLGELRRIAALNVELALVSEAANRFAQAGAPKFAARIRSVPVAQTGEDTALPVNWRDAWRWARVKRHLEQIESRDELVKLSARRRDLEQGLAKLYREMVALAAWMETKLNASPRVLEALQGYATAIRRIGRGTGPNATRHRRDARHHMTSAASAIPCWIMSHAKVSESMPADIGAFDLVIVDEASQSDIWALPAILRGKTILVVGDDKQVSPDAGFVSAQRVQELRDRFLAEQPFREAMTPGSSLYDLAARVFAARQVMLREHFRCVPPIIAYSNRTFYKGAIQPLRIPKGSERIDPPLVDVHVENGVRSRDDSNREEASFIAEEIAALLADERFAGRTIGVVSLLGMEQAKYIDTLARKRCNTAELFRRKFECGDARTFQGSERDIMFLSMVVDPGNCKALSGNMFEQRFNVAASRARDRMYLVRSVTASHLSDLDLRRSLLHHFDKPLIADKEEAEELIDRCESGFEREVYSALVERGYRVIPQVRTGAYRIDMVVEGAGDLRLAIECDGDAFHGPDRWPHDLARQRVLERAGWTFWRCFASTWRLHKDEVLGELTERLSAMGIEPLGSIARAPKLVEKRSLIVSVYEETPH, from the coding sequence ATGATGGGTGTGCCCCAGCGCGATCTGCTGACACGGCTGCTCGACTATATCGAGGAGCAGGCAAAAGCGATCAATCCGCGCGCTTTCAGGCTGTCGAATACCAGCGAATTTCTCAGGTATCGTCTCGATCTCGCCGGATTGCCGGGCGTCGAATTTGACATCAGCGTCGAGGGCGATCATTTCTGGCTGCGCGTAGATCGTCTCGACGCGTACAAACCTCCGCTCATCGACGAGAAAAACAGGGATTTCATCCGCATCGGTGACGATCCCGTTGGTGCGAAACCATCCATCGACGATGAAGCGCTGAAGGCGCACTTCTTCGCCGCCGCTGAGGGTAAAACGGCGGAGGAGATCGAGGCGCTGGAGCGGCAACAGCGCGAGTCGCTTGACGAGGCTCTCGCTCAATACTCGGCGCTCTGGGAGGCGTGGGCGGAGTCTGAAAAACCGCGTCGCCAAACCATCGATCTATATGGAGCGCTGTTCGCCATCAAGCACCAGCTCGAAGCCGAGGAGGCAACCAGGCCCACCGAACTTGTCTGGGGGATTGGAATCGCGACCTGGCAGTTGACGTTGCCGGAGTCGCAGGGCAAGGTTTCAAAAATTGATTTCGAGTATCCGCTGCTGACCCAGCAGATGGAGGTTGGTCTCGACGAATCGACGATGGCGCTCTTTTTGCGCCCGCGAGCCACCGATACCCGCTACGAAGGCGATGCGTTCGCGAGCTGCGTGGGCCGGGCGGCTGTGGAGGTGGAGCGAGCGGTGCGTCAGCAGCTCAAACAGAATCAGGAGTACCCCGTCACGCCGTTCGATCCCGGCTCTTACACCGACCTCCTGAAGCTCGTCGCCACCAACATGGACAGCCACGGCGCGTATCGGCCTTTGCCGGAAGGAGATGGAACCGTACCGACGCCGGGCGAGCATCTGGTCGTCACCGACTCGTGGGCGCTGTTCACGCGGCCCAGGTCGAACAATTTTCTGCTCGACGACCTGCAACGGCTCAAGGAGCGCCTGACGGAAGGTTGCGACATTCCGAAAGGCCCTGCCGCATTGGTCACCCTGCCGTCGGACGAGCCGGCGCCGTTCGAGAACATTCGCTTCCGGGGGCTGTCGGGTTACGGTCCAGATCGCGGCAGCGCCGAGGTTCGGGAGCTGTTTTTCCCGCTGCCTTACAATCAGGAGCAGGTCACGATCGTCAAGCAGCTCGAACAGGCCGAGGGCGTCGCGGTGCAGGGGCCGCCCGGCACCGGCAAGACGCACACGATAGCCAACATCATCTGCCACTACCTCGCCACCGGCAGGCGCGTGCTTGTCACCTCCAAGGGCGAACCGGCGCTCGCGGTGCTGCAAGGCAAGATTCCAGAAGAGGTGCAGCCGCTGACCGTGGCGATGCTCACCGGCGACCGCGAGAGCCTGCGGCAGTTCGAGAACGCGATCAACGCGATTCAGGCGCGAGTGTCGCAGCTCAATCCCGAACTCACGCGCGAGGAGATCGAGCGCTGTACCAGCCGCATCGACCGGGCGCACGCCGAACTCGCCAGCATCGACCGCCGTATCGACGAAATCGCCGAATCGCAACTCTCGGAGGTGCCGGTCGATGGCCATCCGATGCGTGCACAGCAGCTCGCCGAACTGGCCGTCAGCGGCGAGGCCGAACATGGCTGGTTCGATGATGAAATCTCGCTCGCGCCCGAAAACGCGCCGCCGCTCTCGGATGAGGAGGCCGGTCGCCTTCGCGAGGCGCGGCGCAAGCTTGGCGGCGACCTCGTGTATGTCGATGCGAACGTGCCGTCGGCAGACGATCTGTTACCGCCGGACGATGTGGCGCAGTTGCACACCGTGCTGGCGCGGATGCGCGAGATCGAGCGGCTGGTCGATCAGGGCGCGTTGCCTGCGCTGAAAGCGGCGACGCCCGAAGTGCTCGACGAAGCGCGGCAGCTTTTGGGCGCTATCGATGCCGTCCATTCGATCCTTCAAGAGATCGACGAGCTGGGCGAGAGCTGGGCGCATGAGCTGAGGCGGCGGTGTCGGCAATCATCGTTCGAGGCCGAACGCCAAGCGCTCGAAGCGCTGTTCGACGAGATCGCGGCGCTGACGGAGGCTCGTGCGGCGTTTCTGCAACGGCCGGTCGAAATTCCGCCAGAGGCGCTTGGCTCGTCCAAAGTGAGCGAGGCGGTGCAGCGCGGCGCACAGACCGGAAAGCCGTTCGGACTCATTGCTTTCGGTAAAAGCGAGGTCAAGGAGGCGGTGGCGAAAGTCAAGGTGGCGGGCTTGCCGCCGTCGAACGCCGACGATTGGCTGCATGTCAAAAGCTTCATGGAGCTGCATGTGCGCGTCATCTCGTTCATCACGCGCTGGAACCAGTTCGCGTTAGCGCTGTCTGCTCCCGTGTTGGAAGGGGGCGTCGGAGAGTTGCGCCGCATCGAGCTGGTCGCCTCGACCGCCCGCAAAGCGCACCAGCTCGCCATGCAGCACGATGTTGCGCTCGTGCGCCGTGCGGAGGCGGTTTTCGCCCAGGCGCCGGTCACGTTGCTGCACGGAACATCGGAGGAGATTGCCAAAGTCCGGGAGCATCTGATGGTTCACTTGAGCCGCGCCGATCTGGCCAAAGCGGCGACGCAGTTGTCCACCCTGAAATCCAGGCTGGCGGGAACCTCCGGCCCCGTTTCGGAAAAACTCAGAGCGCTGGTCGATGAAGCGCTCGGAAACGAAGCGCTTGCGGCAGAGCGGGTCGCCGCTGAGTATGCCGCGCTGCTTGGCGAGCTTCGGCGCATCGCGGCGCTGAATGTGGAGCTTGCACTCGTCAGCGAAGCCGCGAACCGCTTCGCCCAGGCGGGAGCGCCGAAGTTCGCCGCCCGCATCCGCTCCGTGCCTGTGGCGCAGACCGGCGAGGACACGGCGCTGCCGGTCAACTGGCGTGATGCCTGGCGATGGGCGCGAGTGAAGCGCCATCTCGAACAGATCGAGTCGCGCGATGAACTGGTGAAACTTTCGGCTCGCCGCCGCGACCTCGAGCAGGGGCTTGCAAAGCTGTACCGCGAGATGGTCGCTCTGGCGGCGTGGATGGAGACCAAGCTCAACGCATCGCCGCGCGTGCTCGAAGCGCTGCAAGGCTATGCCACCGCGATCCGGCGCATCGGGCGCGGCACAGGCCCCAATGCCACGCGCCATCGCCGGGATGCGCGGCACCATATGACCAGCGCCGCGAGCGCGATCCCGTGCTGGATCATGAGCCACGCCAAGGTGTCGGAGTCGATGCCCGCCGACATCGGAGCTTTCGACCTCGTCATCGTGGACGAGGCGAGCCAGTCGGACATCTGGGCGCTCCCCGCGATTCTGCGCGGCAAGACGATTCTGGTGGTTGGCGACGACAAGCAGGTCTCGCCCGACGCCGGCTTCGTCTCGGCCCAGCGAGTGCAGGAGCTGCGCGACCGCTTCCTCGCGGAGCAACCCTTTCGGGAGGCGATGACGCCAGGCAGCTCGCTCTACGATCTGGCGGCGCGGGTGTTCGCGGCGCGGCAGGTGATGCTGCGCGAGCACTTCCGGTGCGTACCGCCGATCATCGCCTACTCCAACCGTACGTTTTACAAGGGCGCCATTCAGCCGTTGCGGATTCCGAAAGGGAGCGAACGGATCGATCCTCCGCTGGTGGATGTCCATGTCGAAAATGGTGTGCGAAGCCGCGATGACTCCAACCGCGAAGAGGCGAGCTTCATTGCCGAAGAAATCGCGGCGTTGCTCGCGGACGAGCGCTTCGCTGGCCGCACCATCGGCGTGGTGTCGCTGCTTGGCATGGAGCAGGCAAAATATATCGATACGCTCGCGCGCAAGCGGTGCAACACCGCCGAACTGTTCCGGCGCAAGTTCGAGTGCGGCGACGCGCGAACGTTTCAGGGCAGCGAGCGCGATATCATGTTTCTCTCGATGGTGGTCGATCCCGGTAACTGTAAAGCGCTGTCGGGCAACATGTTCGAGCAGCGCTTCAACGTCGCCGCCAGCCGCGCCCGCGACCGGATGTACCTCGTGCGCTCCGTCACGGCGTCGCACCTCTCCGACCTGGACTTGCGGCGATCGCTTCTTCACCACTTCGACAAGCCGCTCATCGCCGACAAGGAGGAGGCCGAAGAGCTCATCGACCGGTGCGAATCGGGCTTCGAGCGCGAGGTGTACTCAGCGCTGGTCGAGCGCGGGTATCGCGTCATTCCGCAAGTCAGGACGGGCGCATACCGCATCGATATGGTGGTCGAAGGCGCGGGCGATCTGCGCTTGGCCATCGAGTGCGACGGCGACGCGTTCCACGGTCCCGACCGCTGGCCGCACGACCTCGCCCGCCAGCGGGTGCTGGAGCGCGCGGGCTGGACCTTCTGGCGCTGCTTCGCCTCCACGTGGCGGCTGCACAAGGATGAAGTGCTCGGCGAACTCACCGAACGCCTGTCCGCAATGGGCATCGAACCGCTTGGCTCGATAGCGAGAGCGCCGAAGCTCGTCGAAAAGCGGTCGCTGATCGTTTCGGTGTATGAGGAAACACCACACTGA
- the dapA gene encoding 4-hydroxy-tetrahydrodipicolinate synthase, protein MSNRLISGSAVALVTPFHQDGSIDFEAMRRLVRFHREAGTDIVLPCGTTGESPTLTNEEEAEIIRVVCEEAGESMMVAAGAGNNDTRHAIELARNAEKAGAQAILSVAPYYNKPSQEGYYQHFRHVAEAVSIPVIIYNVPGRTGSNVNAQTILRLARDIENVVAVKEASDNFEQIMTLIDERPENFSVMTGEDGLMLPFMALGGDGVISVAANQVPKVVKGLIDAMKAGNLEEARAINRKYRKLFRLNFIESNPVPVKYALSLMGMIEEVYRLPLVPMADANKAILRAELEKLSLV, encoded by the coding sequence ATGTCCAATCGCCTTATTTCAGGTTCAGCCGTAGCCCTTGTTACTCCGTTTCATCAGGACGGATCGATCGATTTCGAAGCCATGCGGCGGCTGGTGCGGTTCCATCGCGAGGCCGGAACCGACATCGTTCTTCCCTGCGGCACCACCGGCGAGTCGCCGACTCTCACGAATGAGGAGGAGGCGGAGATCATCCGCGTCGTCTGCGAGGAGGCTGGCGAGTCGATGATGGTCGCCGCCGGCGCAGGCAACAATGACACCCGGCACGCGATCGAGCTGGCGCGCAACGCCGAAAAGGCCGGGGCACAGGCCATCCTTTCGGTCGCACCATACTACAACAAACCTTCGCAGGAGGGGTACTACCAGCACTTCCGCCACGTGGCCGAAGCGGTTTCGATTCCGGTGATCATCTACAACGTGCCGGGGCGCACGGGCAGCAACGTGAACGCCCAGACGATTCTGCGGCTGGCGCGGGACATCGAGAACGTGGTCGCCGTCAAGGAGGCGTCGGATAACTTCGAGCAGATCATGACGCTCATCGACGAGCGCCCGGAGAACTTCTCGGTGATGACTGGCGAGGATGGGCTGATGCTGCCCTTCATGGCGCTCGGCGGCGACGGCGTGATTTCAGTGGCGGCCAACCAGGTGCCAAAGGTGGTCAAGGGGCTGATCGACGCAATGAAGGCGGGCAACCTCGAAGAGGCCCGCGCCATCAACCGCAAGTACCGCAAGCTGTTCAGACTGAACTTCATCGAGAGCAACCCCGTGCCGGTCAAGTACGCGCTCTCGCTGATGGGCATGATCGAAGAGGTCTATCGCCTGCCGCTCGTGCCAATGGCCGACGCCAACAAAGCGATTCTGCGAGCGGAGCTGGAGAAGCTCAGCCTGGTATGA
- the gcvPA gene encoding aminomethyl-transferring glycine dehydrogenase subunit GcvPA, which translates to MPFIVNTDAERAEMLREIGVENFEALIADIPEEIRLKKALDLFPAMGEPEVKSLLEKMASGNAATCDHVSFLGAGAYDHFIPSAVKTIASRSEFYTAYTPYQAEVSQGTLQAIYEYQSVMCRLYGMDVANASMYDGASALAEAALIALNVTGRNGIVVAGKLHPYTSQVLETYLEAAGDRSIVQNGLENGIGSVEALEALVSSETAAVIVQQPNFYGCLEEVEAIGEIARKNGALFIVSADPVSLGVLEAPGNYGADIAVGEGQSVGNAQSFGGPYLGILTVKQAHVRKIPGRLVGMTKDKDGNDGFILTLQTREQHIRREKATSNICSNQALCALQSVVHLSLLGKEGIRDVANRSMQKAHYLADRIAELPGYSMKFSAPFFREFVVETPVPSATIIEKMLEKKVFAGVDLSAWGEDGLLVAVTEKRTKEELDSFVSELAALG; encoded by the coding sequence ATGCCTTTCATTGTCAATACCGACGCCGAGCGGGCCGAGATGCTGCGCGAAATCGGCGTCGAGAATTTTGAGGCGCTGATCGCGGACATTCCCGAAGAGATTCGCCTCAAAAAGGCGCTCGACCTCTTTCCCGCCATGGGCGAGCCTGAGGTGAAGAGTCTGCTCGAAAAGATGGCCTCAGGCAACGCCGCCACCTGTGACCACGTGAGCTTCCTCGGTGCGGGGGCTTACGACCATTTCATTCCTTCGGCGGTCAAGACCATTGCCTCCCGGAGCGAGTTCTACACCGCCTACACGCCTTACCAGGCCGAGGTGTCGCAGGGTACCCTGCAGGCGATCTACGAATACCAGAGCGTGATGTGCCGTCTCTACGGCATGGATGTGGCCAACGCCTCGATGTACGACGGCGCGAGCGCGCTTGCCGAAGCAGCGCTGATTGCCCTGAACGTTACCGGGCGCAACGGCATCGTGGTGGCGGGCAAGCTGCATCCCTACACCAGTCAGGTGCTTGAAACCTATCTCGAGGCCGCCGGAGACCGGTCTATCGTGCAGAACGGTCTCGAGAACGGCATCGGCAGCGTCGAGGCGCTCGAAGCGCTGGTTTCTTCCGAAACCGCCGCGGTGATCGTGCAGCAGCCGAACTTTTACGGTTGTCTTGAAGAGGTCGAGGCGATCGGCGAAATTGCCAGAAAGAACGGGGCGCTTTTCATCGTCTCTGCCGATCCGGTCTCGCTCGGCGTGCTCGAAGCGCCGGGTAATTACGGTGCTGACATCGCCGTTGGCGAGGGTCAGTCGGTCGGTAACGCCCAGAGCTTCGGCGGGCCGTATCTCGGCATTCTGACTGTCAAGCAGGCGCATGTGCGCAAAATTCCGGGCCGTCTGGTCGGCATGACCAAAGACAAGGATGGCAACGATGGTTTCATCCTGACGCTTCAGACCCGCGAGCAGCACATCCGCCGCGAAAAGGCCACCTCGAACATCTGTTCCAATCAGGCGCTCTGTGCTCTGCAGTCGGTGGTGCACCTGTCGCTGCTTGGAAAGGAGGGAATTCGGGATGTCGCCAACCGTTCGATGCAGAAAGCGCACTATCTGGCTGACCGCATCGCCGAACTACCCGGCTATTCGATGAAGTTCAGCGCACCCTTTTTCCGTGAATTCGTGGTCGAAACGCCCGTCCCTTCAGCGACGATCATCGAGAAGATGCTCGAGAAAAAAGTGTTTGCCGGTGTCGATCTTTCCGCATGGGGAGAAGATGGGCTCTTGGTTGCCGTCACCGAGAAGCGCACGAAAGAGGAACTTGACAGCTTCGTCAGCGAACTCGCTGCGCTCGGCTGA
- the gcvH gene encoding glycine cleavage system protein GcvH, whose product MNIPDNLRYTKDHEWIKLLEDGLTALVGITDFAQSELGDIVFVETKPVGTKVAAHGTFGTVEAVKTVADLFAPAAGEIVEVNAGLDDAAIVNSDPYNEGWIVKMKLDNPADVEALLSPADYSALIGE is encoded by the coding sequence ATGAACATCCCTGACAATCTCCGCTATACCAAAGATCACGAATGGATCAAGCTGCTTGAAGATGGCCTGACCGCTCTGGTCGGCATCACCGACTTTGCGCAGTCCGAGCTTGGCGACATCGTGTTCGTCGAAACCAAACCGGTTGGAACAAAGGTTGCTGCGCACGGTACGTTTGGAACCGTTGAGGCGGTCAAAACGGTTGCCGATCTGTTCGCTCCTGCGGCTGGCGAAATTGTCGAGGTCAATGCTGGACTCGACGATGCGGCGATTGTTAACTCCGATCCCTACAACGAGGGCTGGATTGTCAAGATGAAGCTCGATAATCCTGCCGATGTCGAGGCACTACTCTCTCCGGCGGACTACAGCGCCCTGATCGGTGAGTAA
- the rlmB gene encoding 23S rRNA (guanosine(2251)-2'-O)-methyltransferase RlmB gives MNRKDHAEIPAQKPREQVVYGRNAVIELLQSKPESVEKIYLQFNTSHPKLKEIVITARRLRIPCGKARMEKLTLLSGTAKNQGVCALLTSVTFYTLNEVLAAPRNSSPLLVILQGLEDPHNVGAIIRTAEAVAADAVIMIEGKGAPISATVHKASAGALSHMRVCKVKSVVKALDLLRERGFSIVAADMEAEHNHTDIDWKRPTVLVMGAEGSGLGSETRNRCDQIVRIPMAGCVESLNVSVAAGVMLYEAMRQRLG, from the coding sequence TTGAACAGAAAAGATCACGCCGAAATACCGGCTCAAAAACCTCGTGAGCAGGTCGTCTATGGCCGCAACGCTGTCATCGAGCTGTTGCAGTCGAAACCTGAGAGCGTCGAGAAGATATACCTCCAGTTCAATACCTCCCATCCCAAGCTCAAGGAGATTGTTATCACGGCCCGCAGGCTCAGGATTCCTTGCGGCAAAGCGCGTATGGAGAAGCTCACGCTTCTTTCCGGTACCGCCAAGAACCAGGGGGTCTGTGCTCTTCTGACCAGCGTAACCTTTTACACGCTCAACGAGGTGCTCGCCGCGCCGCGCAACAGTTCGCCGCTCTTGGTGATTTTGCAGGGGCTCGAAGACCCGCATAACGTTGGGGCGATTATCCGCACCGCCGAGGCCGTGGCCGCCGATGCAGTCATCATGATCGAGGGCAAGGGGGCGCCGATCAGCGCCACAGTGCACAAAGCCTCGGCGGGTGCGCTGTCGCACATGCGCGTCTGCAAGGTCAAAAGCGTGGTTAAGGCGCTTGACCTGTTGCGCGAACGCGGATTCAGCATCGTAGCCGCCGACATGGAGGCCGAGCATAACCACACCGACATCGACTGGAAGCGCCCGACGGTGCTTGTCATGGGCGCAGAGGGCAGCGGTCTTGGCTCTGAAACCCGCAATCGCTGCGACCAGATCGTGCGAATCCCTATGGCTGGTTGCGTCGAATCGCTCAACGTCAGCGTGGCTGCGGGCGTGATGCTCTACGAAGCGATGCGGCAGCGCCTGGGTTGA